The sequence AACAAGAAGTAGTTGCTCTTCTAAAATGGAAATCAAGCCTTATTAACCAAAATCATTCTCTGCTCTCTTCTTGGAAAATGGATTCGACTGCGAGTAAAAAGAGTCCATGCAAGTGGTATGGAATCCATTGTGACAATAAGGGAAGCGTCCAGGAATTAAATATATCAGGTTTGGGTTTGCGAGGTACACTCCATAATTTCAATTTCTCATCTTTCTCTAATTTGATAAGTCTTGATTTGAGCTACAACGAACTCTTTGGGGGGATTCCGCCCCAGATTGGAAATCTTCATAAGCTCACCCATCTTGTTCTTTCTGTTAATCAACTTTCTGGGCACATCCCATCGGAAATAGGTTCTCTCACAGGTCTGCAATATTTATACCTTTTTGGAAATCATATCAGTGGATCTATCATACAAGAAATTGGAAATTTATATTTTCTTACTCATTTATGGTTGTTCACAAACCAACTTTCTGGCATCATTCCTCAAGATATAGGAAGGCTAAATTCTTTAACCAACTTAGATTTGTCGGACAACAAGCTCAGTGGTTCAATCCCTGCTTCTATAACCAATTTGACTAGCCTGAGCACTCTTTACCTGTATAAAAACCAACTTTCTGGCGTCATTCCTCAAGATATAGGAAGGATAAGTTCTTTAACCGACTTAGAGTTGTCGGAAAACAAGCTCACTGGTTCAATCCCTGCCTCTATAACCAATTTAACTAGCCTGAACATTCTTAACCTGTATCAAAACCAACTTTTTGGCGTCATTCCTCAAGATATAGGAAGGCTAAGTTCTTTAATCGACTTAGAGTTGTCGAAAAACAAGCTCACTGGTTCAATCCCTGCTTCTATAACCAATTTGACTAGCCTGAGCACTCTGTGCCTATTTCTAAACCAACTTTCAGGAATCATTCCTCAAGATTTAGGAAGCCTAAGTTCTTTAACCGGCTTAGATTTGTCGGACAACAAGCTCACTGGTTCAATCCCTGCTTCTATAACCAATTTAACTAGCCTGAGCACTCTGCACCTATTTCTAAACCCACTTTCTGGCGTCATTCCTCAAGATATAGGAAGACTAAGTTCTTTAACCGACTTAGAGTTGTCGGAAAACAAGCTCACTGGTTCAATCCCTGCCTCTATAACCAATTTAACTAGCCTGAACATTCTTTACCTGTATCAAAACCAACTTTCTGGCGTCATTCCTCAAGATATAGGAAGACTAAGTTCTTTAACCGACTTAGAGTTGTCGAAAAACAAGCTCACTGGTTCGATCCCTACTTCATTGGGtaatttgagaaatttgactttttTATATCTTTTTGGAAATCAATTAAGTGGCCCGTTACCGACGGGAATGAACAATCTAACGCAGTTGGAAGAATTGTATTTGTCCGAGAACAGATTTTCTGGCAATTTACCTCAAAATTTATGTCAAAGCGGAATCCTTACAAAACTTGTAGCAGGTAATAATCTTTTCACAGGTCCTATACCAAGAAGCCTTAGAAGTTGCACCAGCCTTAAAAATCTCGTTCTTGGAAACAATAAATTAGTAGATAACCTAACCGAGGCGTTTGAAGTGTATCCTCATCTATATTGGCTTGTTGCGAAAAACAATATGTTGTATGGTGAACTCTCAAAAGATTGGGGAAAATGTCAAAATTTGACAGTCCTATCTTTCTCAGGGAACAATATCACAGGTAGAATACCATCTGAATTGGGAAAGTTGAAGATTTTAGGCGAACTTTATCTTGGTTCAAATAACTTAGTAGGGGAAATTCCGAAGGAGTTGTTGAAATTGTCTTCACTGATCAAGTTGAATTTGAGCAATAACCAGCTTTCTGGCAGGTTGTCTTCCGCAATTGCATCGTTGTCCAACCTGCAGTATATAGACTTATCAAACAATAAACTCATCGGATCAATACCCAAACAACTAGGAGAATCTTCAGCTTTACTATCTTTGAATTTGAGCAGAAACAATTTTAATGAAAGTATCCCACCCGAGATCGGAAACCTGGATTCGCTGCAAATTTTGTTAGATCTTAGTTACAATGAGTTGAGTAGAGAAATACCATCAGCTCTTGGAAAACTAAGCAAACTA comes from Papaver somniferum cultivar HN1 chromosome 7, ASM357369v1, whole genome shotgun sequence and encodes:
- the LOC113294043 gene encoding probable leucine-rich repeat receptor-like protein kinase At1g35710 — protein: MSQPLIVSIDTLLVLLALLLVSSYSIVLCGSSFSSTGTKQHLQVGVEQEVVALLKWKSSLINQNHSLLSSWKMDSTASKKSPCKWYGIHCDNKGSVQELNISGLGLRGTLHNFNFSSFSNLISLDLSYNELFGGIPPQIGNLHKLTHLVLSVNQLSGHIPSEIGSLTGLQYLYLFGNHISGSIIQEIGNLYFLTHLWLFTNQLSGIIPQDIGRLNSLTNLDLSDNKLSGSIPASITNLTSLSTLYLYKNQLSGVIPQDIGRISSLTDLELSENKLTGSIPASITNLTSLNILNLYQNQLFGVIPQDIGRLSSLIDLELSKNKLTGSIPASITNLTSLSTLCLFLNQLSGIIPQDLGSLSSLTGLDLSDNKLTGSIPASITNLTSLSTLHLFLNPLSGVIPQDIGRLSSLTDLELSENKLTGSIPASITNLTSLNILYLYQNQLSGVIPQDIGRLSSLTDLELSKNKLTGSIPTSLGNLRNLTFLYLFGNQLSGPLPTGMNNLTQLEELYLSENRFSGNLPQNLCQSGILTKLVAGNNLFTGPIPRSLRSCTSLKNLVLGNNKLVDNLTEAFEVYPHLYWLVAKNNMLYGELSKDWGKCQNLTVLSFSGNNITGRIPSELGKLKILGELYLGSNNLVGEIPKELLKLSSLIKLNLSNNQLSGRLSSAIASLSNLQYIDLSNNKLIGSIPKQLGESSALLSLNLSRNNFNESIPPEIGNLDSLQILLDLSYNELSREIPSALGKLSKLETLNVSHNKLFGSIPSSFDQMLSLTTVDISYNEFSGPLPNIKAFNDAPIDALRNNEGLCGNSSRGLNPCNPIVEIEEDDYQEDAKDKILFYGVTALGFGVGFWGLFLVLLLKKEKWWFGYWRIIDSIVMKIVG